From Salmo salar chromosome ssa09, Ssal_v3.1, whole genome shotgun sequence:
CTAATAGAGGTTCAGGTCAAGATCTGTGAAGTGGACTTATAGGACTCGTATGCGCTGGGGAAAAAAGTGCAAATGTTTTTGAGGAATATTAAACGTCTAACAAAACAACCGTACTCAACTTAGAAAAGTCGACAAAATTAAATTAATGTTCAACCCGAATGTAAATTAGAGCATGTAAAAATaggaaaacaaaacaaactgtataaaacacacccacagagacatgggttaaggCAAACAGTGAATATCATTCAGTTTTTTCCCTTTCAACAGACTAACTGAAGTATGCATTCAGTTGTTATTCTGCAATCACTCTATTGTAACAATCTCGCAGTCTACAAAAGTTTGTGGTAAGGCTTTAGTTCAATTAGTAGGACATGCCTGGTACAAAGTTGTGGTAGCTGTACTGTCGAACATCAGTCTGGAAACATACATAGTCATTCTGGGCGGCTGGGCTGCTGGGGCTTGAAGTGCAATAAgacggggaggaggaagaggaggacgcgCTGGAGCTCCAGGAGAAAGCATCGCTGGCCGGACTCGGGGCGTCCATCACGCGTAGGTTGGGAAGCAAGAGAGGCGCATCAGCCCGTGATTTGTTCTGGCGCTGTTCAATATCCGCGATGCGTATGGTCTCGGAGAGCGCCCAGATATAATTGTGAGCGAAGCGCAGAGTTTCGATCTTGGTGAGTTTACTGTCATCGGGGAACGCCGGTAGAACGGTCCGGAGAGTCTCCAACGCGTCATTCAGGCTGTGCATTCGGTTCCTCTCGCGGTCATTTGCCTTTACGCGCCGGTTCTTCTTTACCACGTGAACGGTGGCTTCGTTCCTCGCTCTGCCTCTGCGTCTCTTCTTCTGTCCCAGGTCGGTAGCGCACGAGCCCTGGCGGTCGCTGGCCGGGGAGGCGGACTTGCCGATGGAGGATGACGGGGAGGAAGTGTGCATACTGCTGCACGAATCTTCGTCATCTTGCATAAAGTAGTCGCAGCTCGAACTGTCAGAGTAAACGGTCTCCATTGCGGTGCACATGTTTTCCCTGCAGAAATTAGAAGAGAGGGAATGGGTTAAACACTGTAAATGCAAGAGCGCATGGTAAAGTTTGGAAAGCAGGCCTAGTCAAGGCAATGGTGAAAGACTATGAGAGCAGAACGAAACCTACCTTAGTTATCTGGTTGGAGAAGGGACAGTATCAGTTGTCTTGCAAGGAGCAAAAGTCCGAAAAGTAGTTTGAATGAAGAGTACAAGGCACGCGTCTTGCTCTTGCGCTTGAATCAGCTCGTGTGAGCGAATGAGCCTGGCACACGACTGGCCTCACATACCTTATATACCCTGGTCAGACAATGGTCGTACACCTCTCGCGCTGGCATTTGTGTGAAGGATGGATGAATGGGGTGCATCAGGTCTGCCCCGTGCCGCACTGCCATCTCATTAGCATAATGTATGCCTGTTATTTGTTCGCGCTCCGAAGCGTGCCTGTAATCACGACCGTCCAATGAGAGCAGTGGACCGCTGCCCAGCCACGCGAGCACCACTGTTGCTATCCATCCCTGGACCAAACACCAAGCCCACTTTAAGTTAAACCTTTAAAGTTAAATGAAAGAAGAAGATGAGCAAATGACGGAGCGCTTAGCCCCCCGAAGCAAGGGCACGCTCCAAAAAAGAAATTCGTTTATCTTCTGTCCAAGATTCGGTCTATAAACCTATAGAACCGAATATGTAAAAGAAAAAGGCATGTCTTATATATCGAAATGAAATAAACATGAAAATGTTGGAAATGAGACTGTTTTCCAAGTTTTCGAACAAAACACAAAAGTTGCTGTAGAAAAATTAGCTCGATTACGCACAGTGTTGCATGCATGCTTAAACATTCGCATTTTAGGGCTATAGCCGATCTAGCATCTAAAACAGGACAGGTTACTTCATCTTCACAACTTTCTCCACAAATCTACAGTCAACCCTGGCTAATTAACATTCAAAACATGAAGGGCACAGCAGTAAAAATGTCTAGCGCATGGATTGGGCCAATTTTTTAAAGGGTTTTTAAAGACATCTTTATGAGACAGGCATACCAATATCCATTAATTATTCTATTTATTCCATGTCCAGGATCTCGCCTCTCCTTTGAAAAAGTGGACGGGGGCACTATTTAGAAATAGTTTGGCCAGGGACCTGCAGTGCCTTTCTCCCGACGGTATAATGAGGGTAGAGGGACAGTCATTTATAAATAATTACACAATGTTTAGAGTCTTCGGCCATGTATAATATATCAAAGCGATTATAAGGTGAATTGTTCCAATTGTAGGCGTTACGCGTCGCCCCTCACTTCTTTTCACTCCTTATACGCGTTGTCCCTCGTCCAAATTCGGGCTCCTCTGGGCTTTTGTCACCCATTTTTTCAGCCTGAGCCACTCTATTGGCGTTATTCTTATTCAAATAGTCTTAGCAGGAGCAAAACACCCCGGCTCTAAGGCATGCTCCTAGATTCTATATCTCAAATAATTTGAGCGTATTTGTTGGTCTAAATTCGGGCATGTAAATGTCATTTACCTTATTATGATAATTATTTCCATTTGCAAAAGGCCGAATTTGTGACACAGACTATTGATGATTTTGCCACACGCCGGAGGTTGGTTTATGAGGAAAATAACATGTTAAACTCTTACAGACAAATCCTGTGCTCGGAAGTGCCAACCTACTGGGATTGGGATCGATTTTATTGTTACAATACCAAACAGTCAGTAATAACATCAAAGACGAAGAACAGCTTGAAGGTGTATTTTGGTTTTAGTTAGGACATCATTAGGTAGTCATGCTTTATTGCTCTTATAAAGTGATAAAAGTTAACATTTTTACAATATGACTTAGCTGGTTTGCCCTAGAAGTGTGAGCCTGCATGGAGACCAGGCTGGTATTGCGGTTAGGACAAGTCGTCTGGGTGGTAGAGAAAGCGGAGTTTTCTGCCCACACTTGAGAGGGGTTGCCTGGGTGATGCTGTGACAGGATTAGGCACAAGAGCACGAGATGTGATTACATTTCAATAGCAGAAACACGTGAGAAAGTGAAACAACCGAATTACCCAAAGTAGGGTCTCAAACTCAAGAAAATATGGAAACAAATAAGAACGAAAAAGTTATTCCATTCAGAAAATAAAATCTAAATTATTAGACCACCCCTGTCATCAATTTGTTGAATTATTcgatttgattttaaatattaTAGCATGAATTATGTTAAATCAAAGCTGATTATTAAAATAGTAGGTTGTAATATCACATTTGCACGGCAGGTGCTAAACTCGGGGTTAGGAATAAATACATTCCTTTTGCAAGGTGTTATGCTGGTGAGGTCATAATGCCTCTATTGACACTAGAGCAAAGGAAGTGTGGGGGATagactctctctccattctctagcGGCATATTCCTCCATTTATTTCATATCTATTTATACAACCTGAATTAAAATTCAATTTTGTATTTTTGCAAAAGCATTAATCCCCGGGTATTAACGCGATTACTGTCTGCTAAAAGATCTTTGAGTCAGAAAGTCTGAACGGAGTTTTCAGATGTTAATCCGCTGTTTAATCCCTTCCCTTGGCGTTCAGGCAGGAGCCCAGGCGagcagagtttttttcccccttcttGTTAAAAACTCAAGCAGGGTAGAATAGGGCCATTACTTTTCAATGGTAATTCATTCCTTAGTCCAGTGCTTCAATTGTACCAAGATACTTCTCTCCACATCTCAAAGCTCCCCTTTCATCTTTCTAAAGGCATTAGCCAGAaatagaaaacaagaaaacaagtcCCTTGCTTACAACCGTGATGGAAACAAACTTATTTGTAGCAAACTGTGGTATCTTTCTATGGATTCACGGTTTCTTGGACAGTTTAGTTCCATTTTACACCCACTGTGTTCAtttttaaataaacaaataaatacgtGTAATATTCTCCTGGGAAAAACCACAGCATTCCTACCCTTCCTAAGATCAGGCTGAATAATGCCCCTAACCCTAAAATGAATGATATATTCCATGCAACATGCCTGGAGAACAGAGGAATGTTATAGAATAAACTCTAAAGAATGTTTCTTTTATTTTTTCAGGTCCAATGTTAATTGGTGCACATCACAAATAAACACATAATTAGTTGACTTTGGTCAATTAGGggcggcaggtggttagagcgttggactagtaaccgaaaggttgcaagattgaatctctgagctgacaaggtaaaaatctgttgttctgcccctgaacaaggcagttaacccactggtccccagtagaccgtcattgtaaataagatttttttcttaactgacttgcctagttaaataaaggtaacatttgTCAGATTTACTTATTTTGTTATAAATATAACTacgaaaaaaaatatgtatgaaaaatgtatgaaatgtatgcattcactactgtaagtcgctctggataagagcgtctgctaaatgactaaaatgtaaaatgtaaatgtaaaaataaataagtgtTTTCTTCTGTTATAGGGGATGCTACTTTACCCACACAATCATTCAAACGTTACGTTTAATAGTATTTGTTTTGGGCACATTTTCCAAATTAGAGTGAAAAACATTTTATTCAAATTGATATTTTTTCAATAAATATTGATTTGTATTAGCCTATATGAAAGCACATATAGCTCCCGACCAAAGTAAGACGCTCAACACTGTTTTGCAGAGGCAAAACCTTGAAATGGGCATGCCACCTTGCtctattttaaatgtttttatttatttaatctttatttaactaggcaagtcagttatgaacaaattcttatttacaattacggccaaacccggacgacgctgggccaattgtgcgccgccctatgggactcccaatcagaccGCTGCTCCATCCGGGAGCCATCTTTTAACCATACAGCTGCTTGTTTGTGTTTTGGGAGAGAGTTAGCCAATCATGCTTCTATCTGTGATACCCATCTTTTTGATTTGGAAACATTTTTAGCTCAATTAGATTTTCAAACAGGTGCTATTATTATAATGTAATGGAATCTCATTTAGGGCAATCTGAATGCTAATGTCGTGGCCTCATTGTGAAGCGGGTTTCTAGACTGCAACAGTTCGTGAACCTGCTGCTATCAATCACATGTTCTGGTCTAAATACAAGTCCTACTGCAGCCCTATTCACTTGTCTTCATGTATTTACACAAGTGCATAATTTACCTCTAGTTTACCCTGCATTAGGGTCCACAATGAGCATGGTGTCTCTAAACGCCTTCTAATTCTAAAGATCCATGGCAACGACTGAGCAGATTGAGGAAACGGTTCGCTGCAGGTTTAAACAGTGTTAAAAGAAGAACTAATATATAGCAATGCTTTACTGTGATGTAGAACCTGACCTCATCAGCAGAGTAAACACCACCGTATGGTCATAGGCCCCTGGAAGGGATGTGGTCCCTGGAGCTGTTGGCAACACCACGTCTATATGCTGTACACCCAGGAGACGGCTTTCTATTATATAACAGCAGTTTATTATGCTAGGATTCTCAGTTGAATGGTGTGTTATCACATTTTACATATGATTCATAGGATTCTTCATATGATTCATCTGAATAATAATACTGACTGtggttataatatagtaataacaGTATACTAATACATTTTGGGAGTTTCAACCTGTATTTTAAATTCAACAGTTCCCGGTATGTTGACTGTTGACTATATCCCAATAAAAGTTTCAATATCACAACTCTTGTGTCTGGTACCCTGAACTGGACTTCTCTGGTAAGGTTCTGTTGCAGAGATGGCATCACTTGAGCCATATGGTTTGGAGTGCAATAACTTGAAGCCGGTGCCAACAATGGAGTAATTGAGAAGGGGAAAGGGTCTGAGCTTGACTCGACAAAGCTGCAAAAACTCCCTCTTTCACTCTAATGAAGCTGTTGTCTGCTGAGTCTGTGTGGGGTTGGGGGGGCAGGGGGACGTGATTTGTCATACAATCTGAAACTTTAGGAGGGCCGGAGAAAGCCCTCCTCTCCATATGTCTGCTTATTTTGCATCTGAAAGCTACTGgttaagagagaaggggagagaagaggagagaaggggagagaaggggagagaaggggagggaagaggagagaagaggagagaagaggagagaagaggagagaaggagagtagaggagagaaggggagagaagaggagaggagagaaggggagagaagaggagagaagaggagagaaggggagagaagaggagagaagaggagagaaggagagagaagaggagagaaggagagagaaggggagagaagaggagagaataggagagaagaggagagaaggggagagaaggggagagaagaggagagaaggggagagaagaggagagaaggggagagaagcggagagaaggggagagaaggggagagaagaggagagaaggggagagaaggggagagaagaggagagaaggggagagaaggggagagaagaggagagaaggggagagaagaggagagaaggggagagaagcggagagaaggggagagaagaggagagaaggggagagaaggggagagaagaggagagaagaggagagaagggcagTGGTGGACCTGCCATTACAGCCAGGAGAGTCAACTGCCTCAGGCCCCACATCATCAAGGGGCCTCGTCAACTgggcataataataataaataataatactagCAATCATTTATTTGATTTATCCGCTTGAGGCCCCCCCATGCTCCACTCGAGGCCCCCCATGCTCCATTCGAGGCCCCCCCATGCTCCATTCGATGCCCCCCATGCTCCATTCGAGGCCCCCCATGCTCCATTCGATGCCCCCCATGCTCCATTCGAGGCCCCCCCATGCTCCATTCGAGGCCCCCCATGCTCCATTCGAGGCCCCCCATGCTCCATTCGAGGCCCCCCATGTTCCATTCGAGGCCCCCCATGCTCCATTCGAGGCCCCCCATGCTCCATTCGAGGCCCCCCCATGCTCCATTCGAAGCAGCAATGAGGTGCTTTTAGAGTGGGCagagaaaatgtttaaaaaaaataaagacgaTTTAATTTGAACTAAAAAATGACTTAAATGCATTAAGTTCTTTAGTCAAAAAGACAGGTGCTGCTGATAACACTGCCATCGTCGTGGAAACAGAACACGTGCTGCTGCAGTCTGGCTATAAAGAGTGATGCCATCAGATATGTAGGCTACAAATAGTAAGAGCGTTTCGctctgtttcgctctctcggatgctttctctggtgacaTAAATTCACAAGTGGCTGAAACCAAGGAAAGTTTGTGGGTGCACAGCGCACTGTTTGGATTATGGAATTATTTCGGATGAAGGTGCAAAAGTAACCTACTTTAAAATggttttgtttgacaatcagatggaaAACATCACTGTTTGTGTTCATGGCACATTAAAAAGGATAAGACATTTTTACAGTTCAATTCACTATAAACCCCATCAAAACAAATTGTGCACGCACATAGGAGGGGCTCAAACTGGCCTCTGCCTGGGGCGTCCAAATCATTAGGTCCACCCTTGGAGATGGGGAgcaagaggagaggtggggggaggggggtgggggagagaaggaagggaaaGTGGTAGAAGCATTGGCATCAGGGagggatacatttttttatttatttgtatccaTTCGAGCTGGAACAAATCTAAACCTGTATCAGGGATGGAAGTTGGAAATAAAGATTTTAAAAGGAAAATTACCTTTGGCAACAAGTAATAAAGTGTAACATTTATTATTTATACCCGTCTTTGACCATGAGGACGATAATTGACAAGGAAAGCCTTCTACACGTCCTGGTTCAGTTATTCGTTTAACCTTTTTCTAAATATAGATCCGTCTCAGGTTTGAAAAGGCTTCTCATTTCAGCGGTCAGTAGAAGCAGAATCcatcctctcttgaaaaagcttcTCATTTCAGCGGTCAGTAGAAACAGAATCCATTCTCCCTTGAAAAGGTTTCTCATATCAGCGGTCAGTAGAAACAGAATCcatcctctcttgaaaaagcttcTCATTTCAGCGGTCAGTAGAAACAGAATCCATCCTCCCTTGAAAAGGTTTCTCATATCAGCGGTCAGTAGAAACAGAATCCATCCTCCCTTGAAAAGGTTTCTCATATCAGCGGTCAGTAGAAACAGAATCCATCCTCCCTTGAAAAGGTTTCTCATATCAGCGGTCAGTAGAAACAGAATCCATCCTCCCTTGAAAAGGTTTCTCATATCAGCGGTCAGTAGAAACAAACTGATAATGTACAGATGACAAAAGGCACTTGTTAACTGATCTTCTCTTCTACCAACCTGGAATCCTCCTCAATCCTTTATCATAACTTGTTTCTGTTTAATGTTAAATCCCATGCTAGATTAAAACAATCCACTAAAACAAGGCTGACTTTAAAAAAGGAATGTGATTGGACAAAGAAGAGGTAAAATAATCACCATTCTCTGTATATGAGGTGTCACCATCAAGACAGTAAGAAGACCGAAGACCACAAGGTAATGAAAGAACCATGACTACGTTTAAACATCACTTACTCAGACACTAGTGCTGTGCTACTTCACACTCTACTTACATATACAAATAATGTGAAATGATAAATCATTGAAATGATAATTTTCTACCGTTTTAGGATTGAGAATTAAGAGATTGGACGCATCATAAAACTAAAAATAACATATTTAATATAGACCTTCATGTAGCGACAACAAAGTGGAATATTGAAAGGGTATAAGCACACAGAATAATGTACAATATTTACAGTAAGAATAAAACTAATGGACGACAATGCAAGCAAATGCATTataacacactatagacacttGGCAAAGGCAGTCAAATTGGAATATCTTATCTATTTAGATTGATGAAAAAGGGAGGATCTCGAATATGGCATATTAATGTAAAAGCAATAGACTTAGTAGTGCAAACATGAATTCAGAATATTTAAATGTAGTGCCACTAACAATCATTATATTTGGCTGTATTCACATCAGACAGTGGTTGCGCATGGTGAATAAAACTAAGAATCCATTTGTACTATCTAAAAGACAGTGTGGCATATTGCCACCTTCTGGCCAGATAGTGTAGCAACACTGGAATATCTGGGGCTGTCTAGACAGAAGATAGTTTGTCcatactgccaccttctggtcaGACAGTGTCGCAACACTCTGGATTATCTGTGGTTGTCTTGAAGCAAAACTCTGCTTTTGTTACTTTCACagcttttataaaaaaaataaaacaaagttGATCAAATATTCTTGAAAATAAATTAATACAGAGACTAACATTTCTATTTAAAATCCAGTtgtttaaaacaaaacaaaaacagtttaATGCCTAACGCATCACAACCAGAAATGAGAGAAGCATCCATTtctcttctccctcagaggtTTAGTAAACTATGAAAAAAACTACAAAAAGGTATCCCCCATAGTTCATAGCTTAAGCAATTAGCAAGGATGTTATAATCCAATAAGCATCTTTCAATATAAAACGGATATGTACATACCAGTGACAGAAGAACAGTAAGTAGTTTGTAGGATAAAACATAAGTAAAATGGTTATTCCTATCTGATTATATATTTTTGACACACCATCCAAACAAATGGGTTGCGTCTGTACTCCCATGCTATtacagtcttctgtctgtctggcctgaGTCTACAATACAAGTGCACACATCTCTTCTCCTCAGATGACGTTCTTCTCTCCTGGCGGATTCTCCTCATTCTCTGTCTTCTTGGTGAAGACGGAGGACAGTTCCTGGAGGAGCAGCTCCTGAGAGGGGGTACAGGGcctgtgctgctgctgcctccTCCTCGGCACTGGCTGAGGAGACTCCTGGAGGTCCCCTCTTCCACCCAGGACCAGGGTATCCAGAGAACCAGCAGGGGGCAGCACACCCTCTCCTCCCAGCCCCAGAGAGTGAACCGGGTTGGGGCCAATCATGCGGTCCAGGGAGCCTGTCTTCCGAGGGCCCAGGCTGAGGCTCAGGGGCCTGTCAGGGACCTCCTGTGTCTCTGAGGTGTTGTTGGAGAGGAAGCTGGTCTCCAGAGACTTGAGGACCTGCAGGCCGAAGTCTCCTACTTCCTCATACAGGGGCTCTGGGGGTTCTGGCTCTGGATGCTCCTCGAACGAGTCCTGCTGCACCTTCATGggctgggtggaggagagggggagaggaggagagaggagaagagcgaACAGAGAGAGGTAAGAAACACTCTGAATTTGAACCAAACCCAGAGTTCTTGGTATGTTTGATTATACACTATGTAAAGCTCTGGAAGGTCCAAGACAAACGCAGAAGTAGAACTATTTTAATAATAAAGGGGGTTGAGGTGTAGCTATCTGTTAGGAACTTTAGGTAGGTAATAAGGAGGTGATCTGCTATTACATTGACAAAGAAACACGTGTGGTTAAtttaaaatgggacaaacatcgtAGGGAGTTACCCTTCTTCGACAACGACGTTAAAAACAACAGACTTCCTCTTATTAAGGTCTGGCCATTGTTCTAGCGCCTCAAGCAACAACCTCAAGACAATTACTCAATACACTGAGGGACAAAAGAAAAATACAAGTAAAACAATTATCTTGTAAATGCGTTTGGGTCTGTGGTTGGGTTAGttccagtaggtacaccagtagccTAATAGCCACAGCAGACGGTGTTCTGTAAAACACAAGAAGGTACTTCACTAAGCCTCCCAGACCTccccatcaaggcaaagggccaTAAAACCTGAACAATACTGGAGAACAATATCTCCTTCCCAGTCCATCCTGTTGTCTACACTTCAGAAATCCACATCAACATCCTGATGCTCTAATACCAGGAAGTCAGGGCTTCCATCAGGAAGTGGAGGAGTGGTTGAGTCAGATATAGTCCCTGTATAAACCAAGGGAATGTccatacacagacagagagaggggctttgGAGAAATGTTAGTTATGCAAGTTAGGAGAGCGTTAAACAAGTCCAAAAGCAACCTTCAAAATAAACATTATGTTTTATTGTCATCCTTAGCTTC
This genomic window contains:
- the LOC106612289 gene encoding neurogenin-1-like, which encodes MCTAMETVYSDSSSCDYFMQDDEDSCSSMHTSSPSSSIGKSASPASDRQGSCATDLGQKKRRRGRARNEATVHVVKKNRRVKANDRERNRMHSLNDALETLRTVLPAFPDDSKLTKIETLRFAHNYIWALSETIRIADIEQRQNKSRADAPLLLPNLRVMDAPSPASDAFSWSSSASSSSSSPSYCTSSPSSPAAQNDYVCFQTDVRQYSYHNFVPGMSY